The Vicia villosa cultivar HV-30 ecotype Madison, WI linkage group LG1, Vvil1.0, whole genome shotgun sequence genome includes a region encoding these proteins:
- the LOC131642740 gene encoding uncharacterized protein LOC131642740, with protein MSLLNQLFSRGVFSTRCKTCLNLAISRMKLLQNKRDVQLKQMRKEIAQFLQAGQEPIARIRVEHIIREQNIWAAYEILELFCEFVLARVPIIENQKDCPPELREAIASIIFAAPRCSDIPDLLHIKNLFTTKYGKGFISAVSELRPDSGVNRTIIEKLSVHAPSGEVKLKVLTDIAEEYNLAWDSSKTAAEFRKNHEDLLGGTRQVSAGAAVSHAPSKNSSNNLPAYNAEHSTKSTHNKHYEHIEASIPSNNNSWLNTNEIEQSHKNNNVQAKDVKSETIFQSSDILEKARAAIASANRATAAARAAASLVQTNFGSLKVEGESS; from the exons ATGTCACTTCTCAATCAACTCTTTAGCAGAGGCGTTTTTTCCACTCGATG CAAAACATGCCTGAACCTCGCAATTTCACGCATGAAGCTGTTACAAAACAAGAGAGATGTTCAACTGAAACAAATGCGCAAGGAGATAGCTCAATTTTTGCAGGCTGGCCAAGAACCAATTGCTAGAATTCGG GTGGAGCATATTATACGAGAACAGAATATATGGGCTGCATATGAAATATTGGAGTTATTCTGTGAATTTGTCCTTGCACGTGTACCTATAATTGAGAACCAGAA GGATTGCCCACCTGAATTGCGAGAAGCCATTGCAAGTATAATTTTTGCTGCTCCTAGATGTTCTGATATACCAGACTTACTGCACATCAAGAACTTGTTTACCACTAAATATGGGAAGGGCTTTATCTCTGCAGTATCTGAACTTCGTCCTGATTCAGGCGTGAACCGCACA ATAATTGAAAAGCTTTCAGTTCATGCTCCATCTGGAGAGGTAAAACTCAAGGTCTTGACAGATATTGCAGAAGAATACAATCTAGCATGGGATTCTTCAAAAACTGCAGCAGAATTTAGGAAAAATCATGAAGATCTCCTG GGTGGAACAAGGCAAGTTAGTGCTGGAGCTGCAGTTTCTCATGCTCCCAGCAAAAACAGTTCTAATAACTTGCCAGCTTATAATGCGGAACATTCCACCAAATCTACGCACAATAAACATTATGAACACATTGAAGCTTCCATTCCTTCTAACAATAATTCTTGGTTGAACACCAATGAGATTGAGCAGTCACACAAAAATAACAACGTCCAAGCCAAAGATGTCAAAAGTGAGACTATATTTCAATCCTCTGATATATTAGAGAAGGCTCGGGCCGCCATTGCTTCTGCAAATCGTGCAACTGCGGCTGCCCGTGCTGCTGCTTCACTTGTACAAACTAACTTTGGATCATTGAAGGTGGAAGGTGAATCTTCATAG